In Anopheles gambiae chromosome 2, idAnoGambNW_F1_1, whole genome shotgun sequence, a single window of DNA contains:
- the LOC11175815 gene encoding uncharacterized protein C1orf131 codes for MASSSTVPFVPIKTKASIALKDKAEESFKVTVFEPKKAALQKKRSRPPPPPKKDDSEKNKSDDDDDDDEDDIDDIFSDAPRKKPKRKEDPTVFDMTKARRDIMNLGFSGFDKESKHQANVRLAIKLGAKPPKNQYRNYREILEEKKAAKEQEEDTTTKRRQGQLAYGAIQSYNKNQQRKREKQRNPNAIMKHYGIAKPRIGKK; via the coding sequence ATGGCCAGCTCAAGTACGGTTCCGTTTGTTCCCATAAAAACCAAGGCTTCGATTGCGCTCAAGGACAAGGCAGAGGAGTCATTCAAAGTGACGGTGTTTGAGCCAAAGAAAGCGGCACTGCAGAAAAAGCGCTCCcggccaccaccgccacccaaGAAGGATGACAGTGAGAAGAACAAGtctgacgacgacgacgacgacgatgaggatgaTATTGATGATATCTTTTCCGATGCGCCGCGCAAAAAGCCGAAGCGAAAGGAAGACCCGACCGTGTTCGATATGACGAAAGCCCGGCGCGACATCATGAATCTTGGCTTCAGCGGGTTTGACAAGGAAAGCAAACACCAGGCAAACGTTCGGCTGGCCATCAAGCTGGGCGCCAAGCCGCCGAAAAACCAGTACCGAAACTATCGGGAAATTCTGGAGGAAAAGAAGGCGGCCAAAGAGCAGGAAGAAGATACGACGACGAAGAGAAGGCAAGGGCAGCTGGCTTACGGGGCAATACAGTCATACAACAAAAATCAGCAGCGGAAGCGTGAGAAGCAACGAAACCCGAACGCGATCATGAAGCATTATGGCATTGCAAAGCCTCGTAtagggaaaaaataa
- the LOC1281248 gene encoding serine-rich adhesin for platelets — translation MCTPPRIRRVSVCRETIPAMPIVLLMLALLHTAYGTNYRIDLTSSGSVVLGLNQTIEFSAVLYTDGKLEKDDYVVDWSDNTYPQHKLEGVTSKIPRFNWTVMYAHPVKPGTYQATITVKKTFVVIPYELKSATISFNLTSMLNGQLMLTQNDTVVNSTYVSSTLPLNQTIALSESDQRALSRAAYVQTFWFINCQYIGTSDELSTLSNFTQENSTYTVEALVVASFEKLPEPTTTTTTTTTTTTTTTTTTTTTTTTPATTTSTSTTTTTSTPTPPTTTSSTTTPATTTSTTPKSTTSTTKSPAVSDGSGSTGPSDARRKRDTERELLIGSNQTSNVLDGISPALLNLTDRNNIILPDVSKETVMEASPNQDPFLRIAKKSDRFYNLEDARQPYICDNSSMVAPDPKKVYGYFQRTFTVQHPIARFNVSGQQWVRQGQPVDLVFQCSGTPPFEFCYNLNHGQHNMTSNETCKSEWEPSRTAECRYKIHRFFFTNDQYSIVIFVRNRVSNYFTQIGIQFYENQPKSQLSVIIVPIAFGLLAVLMVVFGMAYYIQNRDRFIVEVADFNFGDTSSLDDDMEYKTFHQRLVDSLRDSVRIPRFNFRRSSAHDVDDISPSSGAAGESSLRYGSMT, via the exons ATGTGTACCCCACCCCGGATTCGACGTGTATCGGTTTGCCGGGAAACGATTCCCGCCATGCCTATCGTGCTACTTATGCTAGCATTATTACATACTG CCTATGGCACCAATTATCGGATAGACTTGACGTCCTCCGGATCGGTAGTGCTCGGGCTGAACCAGACGATCGAGTTCAGCGCCGTGCTGTATACGGACGGGAAACTGGAGAAGGATGATTACGTCGTCGACTGGTCGGACAACACTTATCCGCAGCACAAGCTAGAA GGTGTAACGTCCAAGATTCCCCGCTTCAACTGGACGGTGATGTATGCACATCCGGTAAAACCCGGTACGTACCAAGCAACGATTACGGTGAAGAAAACTTTTGTCGTAATTCCATACGAGCTAAAGTCCGCAACAATATCGTTCAATCTTACGA GTATGCTTAACGGGCAGCTAATGCTAACGCAGAACGATACCGTGGTCAACAGTACGTACGTGTCCAGTACGCTTCCGCTAAACCAAACGATCGCCCTTTCGGAGAGTGATCAGCGTGCGCTTTCCAGAGCAGCTTACGTCCAGACGTTCTGGTTCATAAACTGTCAGTACATTGGCACCTCGGATGAGCTTTCGACGCTGAGCAATTTCACCCAGGAAAATAGCACGTACACGGTAGAAGCTCTGGTTGTGGCATCGTTTGAAAAG CTTCCGGAACCTACAACGACCacaacgacgacaacaacgactactaccaccactactactacgacCACAACAACTACAACGACGCCAGCCACAACTACTAGTACGAGCACGACGACTACGACATCCACGCCTACACCTCCTACTACGACAtcatccaccaccacacctGCCACTACTACCAGCACTACACCCAAGTCGACCACCAGCACGACAAAGTCGCCGGCGGTAAGCGATGGGTCGGGGTCCACCGGACCAAGCGATGCAAGAAGGAAGCGTGATACGGAAAGGGAACTGTTAATTGGATCCAATCAAACGTCGAATGTGCTTGATGGCATTAGTCCTGCCCTGTTGAATCTTACCGATCGCAATA ACATTATCCTGCCAGATGTGTCGAAGGAAACGGTCATGGAAGCTTCCCCCAACCAGGATCCATTTTTGCGCATTGCCAAAAAGTCGGACAGGTTTTACAATCTGGAAGACGCGCGCCAACCTTACATCTGCGACAACAGCTCGATGGTTGCGCCCGATCCGAAAAAGGTGTACGGATACTTCCAGCGAACCTTTACCGTGCAGC ATCCCATTGCGAGGTTTAACGTGTCTGGACAGCAGTGGGTCAGACAGGGTCAGCCGGTTGATCTGGTGTTCCAATGCAGTGGCACACCTCCATTTGAGTTTTGCTACAATTTGAATCATG GCCAGCACAATATGACGAGCAACGAAACGTGTAAGAGCGAATGGGAACCGTCGCGTACGGCTGAGTGTCGCTACAAAATCCATCGTTTCTTCTTCACCAACGATCAATACTCGATCGTCATTTTCGTACGCAACCGGGTGTCGAACTACTTCACCCAGATTGGCATACAGTTCTACGAGA ATCAACCAAAGTCCCAATTGTCGGTGATCATTGTACCGATCGCGTTCGGTCTGCTGGCCGTGCTGATGGTCGTGTTCGGGATGGCGTACTACATTCAAAACCGGGACCGCTTTATCGTGGAGGTAGCCGATTTCAATTTTGGCGACACGAGCTCGCTGGATGACGACATGGAGTACAAAACGTTCCACCAGCGATTGGTGGACAGTTTGCGAGATTCGGTCAGAATACCGCGCTTCAATTTCCGGCGCTCGAGCGCCCACGACGTGGATGACATTTCACCATCGTCCGGTGCCGCCGGTGAATCTTCGCTGCGGTACGGCTCTATGACCTAA
- the LOC1281247 gene encoding ras-related protein Rap1, which produces MREYKIVVLGSGGVGKSALTVQFVQGIFVEKYDPTIEDSYRKQVEVDGQQCMLEILDTAGTEQFTAMRDLYMKNGQGFVLVYSITAQSTFNDLQDLREQILRVKDTDDVPMVLVGNKCDLEDERVVGKDLGRSLAAQFNCAFMETSAKAKINVNDIFYDLVQQINKKSPERKPNKKKKSLCVLL; this is translated from the exons ATGCGTGAATATAAAATCGTCGTGCTTGGTAGCGGAGGTGTCGGCAAATCGGCCCTGACAGTGCAGTTTGTCCAG GGCATATTTGTGGAAAAGTACGACCCAACGATAGAGGACAGCTACCGGAAACAGGTCGAGGTGGACGGTCAGCAATGCATGTTGGAAATTTTGGACACGGCCGGCACA GAACAATTCACCGCCATGCGAGACCTGTACATGAAAAATGGCCAAGGATTCGTGCTAGTATATTCCATCACTGCACAGTCGACCTTCAACGATCTGCAGGACCTTCGAGAGCAAATTTTGAGGGTGAAG GACACCGATGACGTTCCAATGGTGCTGGTCGGCAACAAATGCGATCTCGAGGACGAGCGAGTTGTGGGCAAAGATTTGGGCAGGAGTCTAGCCGCGCAGTTCAATTGTGCATTCATGGAAACGTCTGCCAAAGCCAAAATTAATGTTAACGAC ATCTTCTATGACTTAgtgcaacaaatcaacaaGAAATCGCCCGAACGGAAGCccaataaaaagaagaaatcgCTATGTGTGCTGCTGTAA